The Sporomusa termitida genome has a window encoding:
- a CDS encoding Bug family tripartite tricarboxylate transporter substrate binding protein yields MESEGSRRQNSGLTNRNHIKGRTRLGKIATQIKAQNYPKVCSVPLLLAVQADQPWYTLQDLVESAQKRPGQVKFGNVGMGSFPHILVEMINREAGINIAQVPFSGGGETVSALLGGHVQLILVNPVSIKEHVKNGTVRILAVTGERRIADPVFAQVLTFKEQGFDITVNNWHGIAIPKETPVAIKNKLAAGIKAIIDDPEFQANMERVGNQVEYLGPQESTDKWIADSQKLQKTLQESGIMEQIKAQKK; encoded by the coding sequence GTGGAATCTGAAGGAAGCCGGCGGCAAAACTCTGGCCTGACGAACAGAAATCACATAAAAGGCAGAACCAGACTGGGTAAGATTGCGACACAAATCAAAGCCCAAAACTATCCGAAAGTCTGTTCAGTCCCCCTGTTGCTGGCAGTACAGGCCGATCAACCCTGGTATACGCTGCAGGACTTGGTTGAATCTGCCCAAAAACGGCCGGGACAAGTAAAGTTTGGGAATGTAGGCATGGGTTCCTTTCCCCATATACTTGTGGAAATGATTAATCGTGAGGCCGGAATTAATATTGCGCAAGTGCCTTTTTCCGGCGGGGGTGAGACGGTGTCCGCATTATTAGGTGGTCATGTTCAACTTATTTTGGTTAATCCCGTATCCATCAAAGAGCATGTAAAAAATGGTACGGTAAGGATTTTGGCCGTAACGGGTGAACGCCGTATAGCAGACCCGGTGTTTGCCCAGGTGCTAACTTTTAAGGAACAAGGTTTTGACATCACTGTGAATAACTGGCATGGAATCGCCATTCCCAAAGAGACGCCGGTGGCGATAAAAAATAAGCTGGCAGCAGGGATAAAGGCCATCATAGATGACCCCGAATTCCAGGCGAATATGGAGCGGGTTGGCAATCAGGTCGAATATTTAGGCCCCCAGGAGTCGACAGATAAATGGATTGCTGATAGCCAGAAGCTGCAGAAAACATTGCAAGAAAGCGGGATAATGGAGCAGATTAAAGCTCAAAAAAAATAA
- a CDS encoding DUF6602 domain-containing protein, whose amino-acid sequence MKRGKARDEALADEKEETKELSGREVFEKIYENYQDLNRKMVNELKLSSIQGGLTGHCREEMWLKFFRDIIPQKFSLSQGVIIIDSYGNASREVDIAVYDEQYTPYVFRYNTLKFIPIEAVAVVIECKSVKPGSTQLTKWVERIDALRTCQAGIARIATGYVMGLNNRIQTGTRPIKILACLQKGYGTKKLQQAFDFIITRKKDEAVHFQLNVANKRKSLGWWGQQLNCTGSADNDSQCLVLKEAAISNNDPDSWQGLNFTNESNEINNTLADLEIEDNPVLSLNLQLNQLLMLINNPMLFPHFAYARQFNKIAGIIKEKRRKQPHCEVEQNDA is encoded by the coding sequence GTGAAAAGGGGTAAAGCGAGGGATGAAGCATTGGCAGATGAGAAGGAAGAAACGAAAGAGCTGAGTGGAAGGGAAGTTTTTGAAAAAATTTATGAGAACTATCAGGATTTGAACCGGAAGATGGTGAATGAGCTGAAGCTGTCCTCGATACAAGGTGGTTTGACCGGCCATTGCCGGGAGGAAATGTGGCTTAAATTTTTCCGGGATATTATTCCGCAGAAGTTTTCTCTGTCCCAGGGGGTAATCATTATTGATTCCTATGGCAATGCATCGCGGGAAGTGGATATCGCCGTTTACGACGAACAGTATACGCCCTATGTGTTCCGGTATAACACGCTGAAGTTTATTCCAATTGAGGCGGTGGCGGTAGTCATTGAATGTAAGAGCGTTAAGCCGGGGAGTACACAGTTGACGAAGTGGGTGGAAAGAATTGACGCTTTACGGACATGCCAGGCAGGCATTGCCAGAATAGCGACCGGTTATGTTATGGGTTTGAACAATCGCATACAGACCGGGACCCGTCCAATCAAGATTTTAGCCTGTTTGCAGAAAGGTTACGGAACTAAAAAATTGCAGCAAGCTTTTGATTTTATTATTACCAGAAAAAAGGACGAGGCTGTTCACTTTCAGCTTAATGTTGCCAATAAGCGGAAAAGCTTGGGTTGGTGGGGGCAGCAGTTAAATTGCACCGGTTCTGCGGACAATGATTCACAGTGCCTTGTTTTAAAAGAGGCGGCTATATCTAACAATGATCCCGATTCCTGGCAGGGGCTTAATTTCACGAATGAATCTAATGAGATAAACAATACTCTTGCCGATTTAGAAATTGAAGATAACCCGGTATTGTCACTGAATTTACAGCTTAACCAACTGCTGATGCTGATTAATAACCCGATGCTTTTTCCTCATTTTGCCTATGCGCGGCAATTTAACAAAATAGCCGGAATAATCAAGGAAAAACGCCGCAAACAGCCGCACTGTGAAGTAGAACAGAATGATGCGTAG
- a CDS encoding Cas10/Cmr2 second palm domain-containing protein, with protein sequence MAVYAYIDVARKQEFIYKNNKLRDNLHNSFIIKAITEELDQPERPEGFCLSAYLEQAHPGQFTFVYSGGGNSIIRFASPDIAEVFVKNFSREVLCRHPDLELYISLVGDDEVPDRCPGNDKQLLEKLHRAADKQKNRRRSRFRRWTYGVEKIDETGQAVRREAKSSPETKAAREYLKEKFQALVSSQHFVVTTELKDYQKAEEGKSYIGVIALDGNKMGEMVAGAGCFAEIKELSTTIEAIYKEAVREALCTCAASFREQGRPICITPVLMAGDDICLIAEAEHAIAIAAAILQSIQTVSGRQKQNNALLGRVIAGGYLTACAGVAIARYHYPFFELVQAAEGLCSRAKEGLYHVPAGNGSFIDWEVLQGPVPVAQPYKQCRRPGPVKEIFHVKPLRVDRSEPAAPVTVQGICHYDAFIDFLRNVRKHVSTSLLAECRKHFYCGWEPYRLFFESHRDSGKLTELAERIFGSHAGVWEHAVLTTAQEGVPFSRTYILPDILEISPFIAVQEEEAYGGNNLSDRGAASQ encoded by the coding sequence ATGGCCGTCTATGCCTATATTGATGTCGCCCGTAAGCAGGAGTTTATCTACAAGAATAATAAGCTGCGGGACAATCTGCATAATTCGTTTATTATTAAGGCCATCACGGAAGAACTGGACCAACCGGAACGGCCGGAGGGGTTTTGTCTCAGCGCTTATTTAGAGCAAGCGCATCCGGGACAGTTTACGTTTGTTTATTCCGGCGGCGGCAACAGCATTATCCGCTTTGCTTCACCGGATATAGCGGAAGTATTTGTCAAGAATTTTTCCAGAGAGGTTCTCTGCCGGCATCCGGACCTGGAGCTTTATATCAGTCTGGTTGGGGACGACGAAGTTCCTGACCGGTGCCCCGGCAATGATAAACAACTGCTTGAGAAATTGCATAGGGCGGCAGATAAACAAAAAAACAGGCGCCGGTCCCGTTTCCGGCGATGGACCTATGGTGTGGAGAAAATTGATGAAACCGGACAGGCCGTGCGGCGTGAAGCGAAGAGTTCCCCGGAAACGAAAGCAGCCCGGGAGTATTTAAAGGAGAAATTCCAGGCGCTTGTATCGTCGCAGCATTTTGTTGTTACCACCGAGCTGAAAGATTACCAAAAGGCGGAAGAGGGAAAAAGCTATATCGGCGTCATTGCCCTTGACGGCAATAAAATGGGTGAAATGGTCGCAGGCGCCGGCTGCTTTGCGGAGATAAAGGAATTAAGCACTACCATCGAAGCTATCTATAAGGAAGCGGTCAGGGAAGCTCTGTGTACCTGTGCTGCTAGCTTCCGGGAGCAGGGCCGGCCGATTTGCATCACTCCGGTGCTGATGGCCGGTGATGATATATGTCTGATTGCGGAGGCGGAGCATGCTATTGCAATCGCGGCCGCTATTCTCCAGTCAATCCAAACGGTTTCCGGCCGGCAGAAACAAAATAATGCCCTGTTGGGCCGGGTGATAGCGGGTGGTTATCTGACGGCCTGCGCCGGAGTGGCGATTGCCCGCTATCATTATCCGTTTTTTGAATTGGTGCAGGCAGCGGAAGGCTTGTGCAGCCGGGCAAAGGAAGGACTTTATCATGTTCCGGCCGGCAATGGCAGCTTTATCGACTGGGAGGTGCTGCAGGGGCCGGTGCCGGTTGCTCAGCCTTATAAGCAGTGCCGGCGGCCGGGTCCGGTGAAGGAAATCTTCCATGTTAAGCCCCTGCGCGTGGACCGGTCAGAGCCGGCGGCGCCGGTAACGGTCCAGGGGATTTGTCATTATGATGCGTTTATTGACTTTTTGCGGAACGTCCGCAAGCATGTCAGCACTTCGCTGCTGGCGGAGTGCCGCAAGCATTTTTATTGCGGCTGGGAACCGTACCGTCTGTTTTTTGAGTCTCACCGGGACAGTGGTAAGCTGACGGAGCTGGCCGAGCGGATTTTTGGCTCACACGCCGGAGTCTGGGAACATGCCGTTCTGACTACCGCACAAGAGGGTGTGCCGTTTTCCCGGACCTATATCTTGCCCGATATTTTGGAAATCAGCCCCTTTATCGCTGTACAGGAGGAGGAAGCATATGGCGGAAACAACCTATCAGATCGAGGTGCGGCTTCGCAGTGA